A single genomic interval of Bacteroidota bacterium harbors:
- the lhgO gene encoding L-2-hydroxyglutarate oxidase, with product MSKRIIIIGGGIVGLATAYQLQKKKPDYKITILEKENKVAAHQTGHNSGVIHSSIYYKPGSLKANNCRWGYDLLLEFCDENGIEYDICGKLIVATSEEEVPRLEKLFERGKENGLEDLIYLEEDEIKYLEPHVAGVKAIRVKQTGIIDYKKVSAKLAELIVARGGEILFNQKVKGIHKHNNQLTIETNQGSYPCHFGINCAGLFSDKIFQMDNPQEPNMKIIPFRGEYYKIKEERKHLVKHLIYPVPDPSFPFLGVHFTRHIDGGVEAGPNAVLAYRREGYHKTDFNASELWESISWKGFRKVAMKYWRTGLGEIYRSYSKAAFTKALQKLIPEVQESDLCEGGAGVRAQACLKDGSLIDDFLIEETQQMIHILNAPSPAATSSLSIGNTIADRLIQKMGI from the coding sequence ATGAGTAAACGTATCATTATTATAGGCGGAGGCATTGTCGGGCTTGCCACTGCGTATCAACTGCAAAAGAAAAAACCGGATTATAAAATCACCATTCTTGAAAAAGAGAATAAAGTGGCAGCCCATCAGACAGGGCACAATTCGGGAGTTATCCACTCGAGCATTTACTATAAACCCGGTAGTTTAAAGGCAAACAACTGTCGCTGGGGTTACGACCTGCTGCTCGAGTTCTGTGATGAGAACGGGATTGAATATGACATTTGTGGGAAACTCATTGTAGCCACATCTGAAGAAGAAGTTCCCCGACTTGAAAAACTCTTTGAACGCGGAAAAGAGAACGGACTGGAAGACCTTATTTATCTTGAAGAAGATGAAATAAAATATTTAGAGCCTCATGTTGCAGGTGTCAAAGCCATACGGGTTAAACAAACGGGAATCATTGACTACAAAAAAGTTTCAGCAAAATTAGCAGAGTTAATTGTAGCAAGGGGTGGAGAGATATTATTCAACCAAAAGGTTAAAGGGATTCACAAACACAATAATCAACTTACCATTGAAACTAACCAAGGCAGCTATCCTTGTCATTTTGGGATTAATTGTGCCGGACTCTTCAGTGACAAGATATTCCAAATGGATAACCCTCAAGAACCCAATATGAAGATTATTCCATTCAGGGGAGAGTACTATAAAATAAAAGAAGAAAGAAAGCATTTGGTTAAACACCTTATTTACCCTGTCCCCGACCCTTCATTTCCGTTTTTAGGTGTTCATTTCACCCGACATATTGATGGTGGAGTGGAGGCAGGTCCAAATGCAGTGTTGGCATATAGACGAGAAGGATATCACAAAACAGATTTTAATGCGTCTGAGTTATGGGAGAGCATTTCTTGGAAAGGGTTCAGGAAAGTTGCCATGAAATATTGGAGAACTGGTTTAGGTGAAATATATCGTTCTTATTCAAAAGCTGCTTTTACAAAAGCACTTCAAAAACTTATTCCGGAAGTACAAGAATCAGATCTTTGCGAGGGGGGTGCAGGTGTACGTGCACAAGCATGTTTAAAAGACGGCTCTTTAATTGATGATTTCTTAATTGAGGAAACTCAGCAAATGATTCACATATTGAACGCACCGTCTCCCGCTGCAACTTCAAGCCTATCTATTGGCAATACGATTGCGGATAGATTGATTCAGAAAATGGGAATTTAA
- a CDS encoding LapA family protein: MNQNKPDKNLFRLIATLVLVGLIVTLALQNSSQQVVTFYFWSFSLPLFVLLFLAFVIGILLMIVLLYPKYRRTHKAEEKAERLEREISRLEKKIAENQNSNKHE; encoded by the coding sequence ATGAATCAAAATAAACCTGACAAAAATCTGTTTAGATTGATTGCAACCCTTGTATTAGTGGGACTGATTGTTACCCTTGCGCTGCAAAACAGCTCGCAACAAGTCGTAACTTTTTACTTCTGGAGTTTTTCACTTCCTCTCTTTGTATTGCTGTTCCTGGCTTTTGTGATTGGCATTCTGCTCATGATTGTATTGCTTTATCCCAAATACAGGAGAACCCACAAAGCAGAAGAGAAAGCGGAAAGACTGGAAAGAGAAATCAGCAGATTAGAGAAAAAAATTGCAGAGAATCAGAACTCAAACAAACATGAGTAA
- a CDS encoding T9SS type A sorting domain-containing protein: MKKLRHILAICLLLVGSYSAKAQTPPDSTSGLKEMLEWMYAPLDTSHFITTGLLMDKGLMDSSLFWYRGLATDSLSFSSGWYQLYYNSYNAQVDKDTSIVPIENVYSLAGSYIDNGYIPLMGLWFDYNHLHPEAFDSGWVDTSGGQVFTTGIANPFLTDSLFSIASPIDDTYAFSDTLKLIFPSELFFTNRVDGIDHMEISINGGEWQQMDFNSEILIMGIGEIAEIGEKQDFEINLRIYVYQGFILNSKFNIGVIRADEYDAEITTIVADRAIVGDTPAKGYAPIKFGKDKYGTKHTCLTKPLIIVEGIDFGTKEHPTGCRNGKCGEIGLVDILNGDKNYEKYPEFENGPLLIATLEAAGYDIIYLDFEDGATYMEDNAMVLVKLIQHINQWKCSNEEILVAGVSMGGQVAKYALSYMEHNNMPHCVRTYVSFDSPHKGANVPLGFQHLAKFFKGLQSEAKHNYKNKLQRPATRQLLLNHCDRENGSADNLRTEFMQRLNDVGNYPTLCRNIAIANGSRIGQDMGFNPGDRLLSWHHRGWVVNYGVDVDIYALCGKEIDFGSGYWDRIIFNGVIKSFIGIIGINWYSRTKLKPSNCVSTDHVPGGYREDIKSQAGYQLIYKVFYLGKIKTYNDKECFIPTISSLDINTSDYFYDIKGNIDPPEIPHPSLYPFQSYYAPDNNQKHVYISPANIAWLVGELAKNDIGMAYPFAGTYNFGEPLKDRLPGVYIGSGAVVQINGNYATGDGSGSTVYVPEQGSTMSVVKRGCNNNVVVDNGGNFIIGDNNGANNNKGIVYMTDESILTIETGGTLRINNGSKLVIEEGAELVIHQGAIILLEGEDAKIEILGKLRLQNGAVFNPQKGSASHVGYVHFIRPSGFTGNQIVAEGNTSSIQLTGSGKNNLLLKVEGGELQIPHPASNPGNYVASVAVTDGLIVVSQGSSLKCGSDIAYENVRTRGGGAGLVLCGQSNYSFLNTDFRELATGIQVINVYSDRMEFLDILFKNNSYAGIVSDQSSLILDNCSFYYNNQGVLIQSPAAESEITNSMFGFNATAVAQAGNGLLYIEETIILNANNGIGISFNAVSDDGGSLVLACTKLYSNAVGIEAGVNTEINLSTSTASGTAPYYYGGNNSFWVNGNSIRLNTSLLYLKDGYNNFIGEPSTGGSPPYHFVTGTIPDNITANIDATDNYWYPSPPGSDIISGGADYFSIGNYSGAPPPHLTTIKLHGDILANVNSQCYEDPENTIWYIPLSRSMPEDGNPKPQPQTAFILYPNPVNDILVIETAQDKLNPTGIDDPEKNTIKSVELYDVQGKRLAKGSLNSGHWEISTQKLAEGIYIVRVMTGNSVYNQYVRVLR; this comes from the coding sequence ATGAAAAAATTAAGACACATTTTAGCAATTTGCCTGCTATTAGTAGGCTCTTACAGCGCAAAGGCGCAGACACCACCTGACAGTACTTCTGGTCTTAAAGAAATGCTTGAATGGATGTATGCCCCTTTGGACACATCACATTTTATTACCACAGGTTTGTTAATGGATAAGGGGTTAATGGACTCCTCCCTCTTTTGGTATCGAGGATTGGCAACTGACAGCCTTTCTTTTTCTTCTGGATGGTATCAGTTGTATTACAACAGTTATAATGCACAAGTTGACAAAGACACCAGTATAGTTCCAATAGAAAACGTGTATTCCCTTGCGGGTTCCTATATTGACAATGGCTATATACCGCTCATGGGACTGTGGTTTGACTACAATCACCTTCATCCGGAAGCATTTGACAGCGGATGGGTAGATACCTCTGGTGGGCAAGTCTTTACTACGGGAATAGCCAATCCCTTTCTTACTGACTCTTTATTTTCTATAGCCTCACCCATAGATGATACTTATGCCTTTTCTGATACTTTAAAACTGATTTTTCCTTCTGAACTTTTTTTTACGAATAGAGTTGACGGCATTGATCACATGGAAATAAGCATCAATGGAGGAGAGTGGCAACAAATGGATTTTAATTCGGAAATATTGATAATGGGTATAGGAGAAATAGCTGAAATAGGGGAAAAACAAGATTTTGAAATCAATCTAAGAATATATGTTTACCAGGGATTTATACTCAATTCCAAATTTAATATTGGAGTTATACGTGCAGACGAATATGATGCAGAAATTACTACTATTGTTGCAGACAGAGCCATTGTAGGAGACACTCCTGCTAAAGGATACGCGCCTATTAAATTTGGTAAAGACAAATATGGGACAAAGCATACCTGCCTAACAAAACCCCTGATTATAGTGGAAGGAATAGACTTTGGTACAAAAGAACATCCAACAGGCTGCCGTAATGGAAAATGCGGGGAAATAGGTTTGGTTGATATTCTTAACGGTGATAAAAATTACGAAAAATATCCTGAATTTGAGAATGGGCCTCTTCTGATAGCTACATTAGAAGCTGCTGGATATGATATTATTTACTTGGATTTTGAAGACGGAGCTACATATATGGAAGATAATGCAATGGTACTTGTCAAACTCATTCAGCACATAAACCAGTGGAAATGCAGTAATGAAGAAATTCTAGTGGCTGGTGTGAGTATGGGAGGGCAGGTAGCCAAATATGCGCTAAGCTATATGGAACATAATAATATGCCTCACTGCGTAAGAACTTATGTCTCCTTTGATTCTCCACATAAAGGGGCAAATGTCCCTTTGGGGTTTCAGCATCTTGCAAAGTTTTTTAAAGGATTACAATCGGAAGCAAAACACAATTACAAAAATAAACTACAGAGACCTGCAACTCGTCAGCTTCTGCTCAATCATTGTGATAGGGAGAATGGTAGTGCTGATAATTTACGTACGGAGTTTATGCAAAGACTTAATGATGTGGGGAACTATCCAACACTTTGCAGAAATATTGCTATTGCTAATGGGAGCCGTATAGGGCAAGACATGGGCTTTAATCCGGGCGACAGATTACTTAGTTGGCATCATCGTGGTTGGGTAGTTAATTACGGGGTAGATGTTGATATTTATGCACTTTGCGGAAAGGAGATCGACTTTGGGAGTGGATATTGGGATAGAATTATCTTTAATGGTGTTATTAAAAGCTTTATTGGTATTATTGGAATTAACTGGTACAGCCGAACAAAACTAAAACCGAGTAACTGTGTCTCTACCGACCATGTGCCGGGTGGATATAGAGAAGATATAAAAAGTCAGGCTGGATATCAACTTATTTATAAGGTATTTTATCTCGGCAAAATCAAGACCTATAATGACAAAGAATGTTTCATCCCTACCATCAGTTCTTTGGATATTAATACGTCAGACTATTTTTATGATATAAAGGGGAATATAGATCCTCCTGAAATTCCACACCCTTCCCTCTACCCTTTTCAATCTTATTATGCTCCTGACAATAACCAGAAGCATGTCTATATAAGCCCTGCAAATATAGCATGGTTAGTGGGTGAGTTAGCCAAAAACGATATTGGAATGGCATATCCTTTTGCAGGTACATATAATTTTGGAGAACCACTCAAAGACAGATTGCCGGGTGTGTATATTGGTTCTGGGGCTGTGGTACAAATCAACGGAAACTATGCTACAGGAGATGGTTCTGGCAGCACCGTCTATGTGCCTGAACAGGGTAGCACAATGTCTGTTGTCAAACGTGGTTGTAACAACAACGTAGTGGTGGATAATGGTGGCAACTTTATCATCGGAGATAACAATGGAGCAAATAATAATAAAGGTATTGTCTATATGACAGATGAGAGTATCCTTACCATAGAAACAGGAGGAACTCTCAGGATTAACAATGGTTCCAAGCTTGTAATCGAAGAAGGAGCAGAGTTAGTTATTCATCAGGGGGCAATCATTCTTTTGGAAGGAGAAGATGCTAAGATTGAGATTCTCGGGAAACTAAGGCTTCAAAACGGAGCCGTTTTCAATCCCCAAAAGGGCAGCGCCTCTCATGTAGGATATGTTCATTTCATAAGACCCTCCGGCTTTACCGGCAATCAGATTGTAGCCGAGGGTAATACCTCCTCAATCCAATTGACCGGCTCGGGCAAAAACAACCTTTTGCTCAAAGTAGAGGGCGGAGAGCTTCAGATACCACACCCCGCCTCCAATCCGGGCAATTATGTTGCCTCTGTGGCTGTTACAGACGGACTCATTGTGGTGTCGCAAGGAAGCAGTCTGAAATGTGGTTCAGACATTGCCTACGAAAATGTGCGCACCCGAGGGGGCGGTGCAGGACTTGTGCTGTGCGGGCAATCCAACTATTCGTTCCTCAATACCGATTTCAGAGAATTGGCAACAGGGATTCAGGTTATCAATGTATATTCAGACAGAATGGAATTTTTAGACATCTTGTTTAAAAATAATTCTTACGCAGGGATAGTATCCGATCAAAGCAGCCTCATTCTTGACAACTGTAGTTTTTATTATAACAATCAGGGAGTGCTGATTCAATCACCGGCTGCTGAGTCGGAAATCACAAACTCAATGTTCGGATTCAATGCAACTGCTGTGGCTCAGGCAGGTAATGGACTTTTGTACATTGAAGAAACCATTATTTTGAATGCTAACAATGGTATAGGAATTTCGTTTAACGCAGTATCAGATGACGGAGGAAGTCTTGTTCTTGCTTGTACCAAATTGTATTCAAACGCGGTTGGAATCGAAGCCGGAGTGAATACGGAAATAAACTTAAGTACAAGCACAGCTTCGGGTACTGCACCCTACTATTACGGAGGCAACAATTCATTCTGGGTAAATGGTAACTCCATCCGGCTGAATACATCCCTGCTGTATCTGAAAGACGGATACAATAACTTCATAGGAGAACCGTCCACAGGAGGCAGCCCGCCCTATCACTTTGTTACGGGAACTATCCCGGACAACATTACGGCAAATATTGATGCTACCGATAACTATTGGTATCCTTCGCCTCCCGGCTCAGATATTATTTCCGGAGGTGCAGATTATTTCAGTATCGGGAACTACAGCGGTGCCCCACCACCGCATTTGACCACTATAAAATTACATGGCGACATCCTCGCCAATGTAAATAGTCAGTGTTATGAGGATCCGGAAAACACAATATGGTATATACCCCTCTCGCGCTCAATGCCCGAAGACGGGAATCCAAAACCGCAACCACAAACAGCTTTTATTCTCTACCCGAACCCTGTTAATGACATCTTAGTTATAGAAACGGCTCAGGATAAACTCAACCCGACAGGCATTGATGATCCGGAGAAAAATACTATTAAGTCCGTTGAACTGTATGATGTTCAAGGTAAGAGGCTGGCAAAAGGTTCTCTCAACTCGGGACATTGGGAAATCTCTACACAAAAATTGGCAGAGGGTATTTATATTGTCAGAGTAATGACAGGAAATTCCGTTTACAACCAATATGTGAGGGTGCTGAGGTAA
- a CDS encoding ABC transporter ATP-binding protein/permease encodes MKNFFQILQYAKGQGKEIFFNIFFNLIFILSGAFSLTLAMPLLKFLFLSEKPELPAKTNSLDFNTVYQNAMSGFYELVAEDKKTALLVICLFLIVSITIKNVSRYLALVNLKILIFKSIEKLKNKIFDKVLTLPMSFFNHEKKGDVISRMSNDAKELEWAMSTSLESIFKDPVTILIYLGILIYMSPMLTLYVLLLLPVTALIVSFLGKKLKAKSKQTQEKLGVLMSFLEEVLGGMKIVKTFSAENLMRKKFGMVNRETTKLSISVNKRVDSASPISEILGITIAAVLLWLGGNMVFEGAIEPEVFIGYLIVFSQLIPPFKQFSSAFYNAQKGIAGANRLEEIMATDIQIYENPNALTLETFQHQIEFKNVSFSYGHHKVLQNINLTIPKGKKIALVGQSGSGKTTLTELVPRLYDISEGEILIDGHNIKDLKFASLRKLIGTVNQESILFNDSIRNNLLIGKQNADENSMIEALCMANAWDFVSQKDAGLDEIIGERGNKLSGGQKQRISIARAILKNPEILILDEATSALDSESERYVQEALDTLASGRTTLVIAHRLSTILDADEIVVMSEGKIVEQGSHKLLLEKNGVYKKLYQIQFQDN; translated from the coding sequence ATGAAAAATTTCTTTCAAATACTTCAATATGCAAAGGGGCAAGGGAAGGAGATTTTTTTTAATATCTTTTTCAATCTTATCTTTATATTAAGTGGCGCATTTTCGCTCACATTAGCAATGCCACTACTCAAATTTCTGTTTTTGTCAGAAAAACCTGAGCTACCAGCTAAAACTAACAGTTTGGATTTTAATACAGTATATCAAAATGCGATGTCAGGTTTTTATGAATTGGTAGCCGAAGATAAAAAAACAGCTCTCCTTGTCATTTGCCTCTTTCTTATCGTTTCTATTACAATTAAAAATGTTTCAAGATATCTTGCACTAGTCAATCTTAAGATTTTGATTTTCAAAAGTATAGAGAAACTTAAGAATAAAATATTTGACAAAGTGCTCACACTCCCCATGAGCTTTTTTAATCATGAGAAAAAAGGTGATGTAATTTCCAGAATGAGCAATGATGCCAAAGAATTAGAGTGGGCAATGTCCACATCACTCGAATCCATTTTTAAAGATCCTGTTACAATCTTGATTTATCTCGGAATATTAATATACATGAGCCCCATGCTGACGTTATATGTGCTGTTGTTACTACCTGTTACAGCATTGATTGTGTCATTTTTAGGAAAAAAACTCAAAGCAAAATCAAAGCAAACACAAGAAAAATTAGGTGTTCTGATGTCATTTCTTGAAGAAGTTTTAGGCGGAATGAAGATTGTAAAAACCTTTAGTGCTGAAAATTTGATGAGAAAAAAATTCGGGATGGTTAACCGAGAAACCACTAAACTCAGCATAAGTGTTAATAAAAGAGTAGATTCTGCATCACCCATATCCGAAATATTGGGAATAACTATTGCGGCTGTTTTGCTTTGGCTTGGCGGCAATATGGTTTTTGAAGGTGCAATAGAACCGGAGGTTTTTATAGGATACCTGATTGTTTTCAGCCAACTCATTCCACCTTTCAAACAGTTTTCTTCTGCATTTTATAATGCTCAAAAAGGAATCGCTGGCGCAAATAGGTTGGAAGAAATTATGGCAACGGATATCCAAATCTACGAAAATCCAAATGCCCTCACTTTAGAAACATTCCAACATCAAATTGAATTCAAGAATGTTAGCTTTAGTTATGGACACCACAAGGTTTTACAAAACATAAACCTGACAATTCCAAAAGGGAAAAAGATTGCATTAGTAGGTCAATCAGGCTCCGGCAAAACTACACTGACAGAATTAGTGCCTCGATTGTATGACATATCAGAAGGCGAAATCCTGATTGACGGGCATAATATAAAAGACTTAAAATTTGCCTCACTAAGAAAACTGATTGGCACTGTAAATCAAGAATCTATCCTATTCAACGACAGTATTCGCAATAATCTTCTGATAGGCAAGCAAAATGCTGATGAAAATTCCATGATAGAAGCGCTGTGCATGGCAAATGCATGGGACTTTGTGAGTCAAAAAGATGCCGGTCTGGATGAAATCATTGGAGAGCGCGGCAACAAACTGAGCGGAGGACAAAAACAAAGAATCAGCATTGCCCGCGCCATTCTCAAGAATCCTGAAATATTGATTCTTGATGAAGCTACATCAGCACTTGACTCTGAATCAGAGAGGTATGTACAAGAGGCATTAGACACATTGGCAAGCGGTCGTACCACTTTGGTAATTGCACACAGGCTTTCAACTATTTTAGATGCAGACGAGATTGTTGTGATGTCAGAGGGAAAAATTGTAGAACAAGGTTCGCACAAGTTGTTGTTAGAGAAAAACGGAGTATATAAAAAATTGTATCAGATTCAGTTTCAGGATAATTAA
- the rpmB gene encoding 50S ribosomal protein L28 codes for MSRVCDLTGKKAMKGNNVSHSNRKTKRRFYPNLQEKRFFIPETGEWITLKVSTSAIRTINKIGITEALNRVINNGKI; via the coding sequence ATGTCAAGAGTATGTGATTTAACCGGAAAGAAAGCAATGAAGGGAAATAACGTTTCCCACTCAAACAGAAAAACCAAGAGAAGATTTTATCCAAATCTTCAAGAGAAGCGATTCTTTATTCCGGAAACTGGCGAATGGATAACGCTAAAAGTATCAACTTCTGCAATTCGTACTATAAACAAAATAGGTATTACAGAAGCATTAAACAGAGTTATTAACAACGGAAAAATCTAA
- the rpmG gene encoding 50S ribosomal protein L33, which yields MAKSKGNRVQVILECTEQKNTNVPGISRYITTKNKKNTTERIELKKFNPYLKKVTVHKEIK from the coding sequence ATGGCTAAAAGTAAAGGAAATAGAGTTCAGGTAATTTTGGAATGTACCGAGCAGAAGAACACCAATGTTCCGGGCATCTCAAGATATATTACAACAAAAAACAAGAAAAATACAACTGAGAGGATAGAACTTAAAAAATTCAATCCTTATTTAAAGAAAGTTACCGTACACAAAGAAATTAAATAA
- a CDS encoding DUF4295 domain-containing protein: MAKKAISKLQGVERKGYIKVIKAVKSEKTGAYTFKEEVLPEDLAKNYFKS, encoded by the coding sequence ATGGCAAAGAAGGCAATTTCAAAACTACAAGGCGTAGAAAGAAAAGGATATATTAAAGTAATCAAAGCTGTAAAATCAGAAAAAACAGGAGCTTATACTTTTAAAGAAGAAGTTCTGCCTGAAGATTTGGCTAAGAATTACTTTAAATCATAA
- the ftsY gene encoding signal recognition particle-docking protein FtsY, with translation MAFFDFLKKKPSEQEEKDALNHGLEKTRTSFLGKLGRIVAGKSEVDDDFLDELEEVLITSDVGLKTTLKIIDRLKTRAEKDKYINKNELQTFLKDEISKLLTENKEKGAIQNNFKIESITKENPLVLMVVGVNGVGKTTTIGKLAHQFKQAGAKVLLAAGDTFRAGAVDQLKIWSERADVDFYSQGMNTDPAAVAFEAVKKGKEEGYDIIILDTAGRLHNKINLMNELAKIKRVMSKIIPEAPHEVMLVLDASTGQNAFEQADKFTQATEVTSLALTKLDGTAKGGVVIGISDSFGVPVKYIGVGEKMEDLRIFAPVEFIESLFYESKIS, from the coding sequence ATGGCATTTTTTGATTTTCTAAAAAAGAAACCGAGCGAGCAGGAAGAAAAAGACGCACTCAATCATGGATTAGAGAAAACACGTACGTCTTTTCTTGGAAAACTTGGACGCATAGTAGCCGGAAAATCCGAAGTGGATGATGATTTTCTGGATGAATTGGAAGAAGTACTTATTACATCTGATGTGGGTCTAAAAACCACGCTCAAAATTATTGACAGACTCAAGACAAGAGCAGAAAAAGACAAATATATCAACAAGAATGAACTGCAAACCTTTTTAAAAGATGAAATTTCAAAATTACTAACCGAGAACAAAGAAAAAGGCGCTATTCAAAATAATTTCAAAATTGAAAGCATAACAAAAGAAAACCCATTGGTACTGATGGTTGTTGGGGTCAACGGTGTTGGCAAAACAACTACCATTGGAAAGCTTGCACACCAGTTTAAGCAAGCAGGTGCAAAAGTTTTGTTAGCTGCGGGGGACACCTTTAGGGCAGGTGCTGTTGACCAATTGAAAATTTGGAGTGAACGAGCCGATGTAGATTTCTATTCACAAGGAATGAATACAGATCCCGCAGCAGTAGCTTTTGAAGCAGTAAAAAAAGGCAAAGAAGAAGGCTATGACATCATTATTCTGGATACTGCAGGACGATTACACAACAAAATCAATCTGATGAATGAGCTTGCCAAAATTAAAAGAGTGATGAGCAAAATTATTCCAGAGGCTCCCCACGAAGTTATGCTCGTTTTAGATGCCTCCACCGGTCAGAACGCCTTTGAACAAGCAGATAAATTTACACAAGCCACAGAAGTTACTTCGCTGGCTTTAACCAAACTTGACGGCACTGCCAAAGGAGGCGTAGTAATTGGCATAAGTGATAGTTTTGGAGTGCCTGTTAAATATATAGGTGTGGGTGAAAAAATGGAAGATTTACGCATTTTTGCACCTGTTGAATTTATAGAATCATTGTTTTATGAGAGCAAGATCAGCTAA
- the rimO gene encoding 30S ribosomal protein S12 methylthiotransferase RimO — MRARSAKKNKINIVTLGCSKNLVDSEVMLSQLKNNNMEVTHESHKDDANIVIINTCGFIDLAKDESVQTILNYAQAKSQGRIEKLLVTGCLSERYKSDLTKEIPEVDAWFGTRELPKLLQTLGADYKHELVGERLTTTPFHYAYLKISEGCDRPCSFCAIPLMRGKHVSKPIEFIVQEAENLVKNGLKELILIAQDSTYYGLDLYGERKLAALLDALAQVNGVEWLRLHYVFPSQFPMDVLDVIAKHDNICKYIDIPVQHIADPVLKAMRRGITKHRTIELLNSIREKLPEAVIRTTLIVGHPGESEQEFEELCEFISEFKFDRLGVFAYSHEEGTHSFTLEDNVSQEEKERRVATIMEIQSRISEEKNQLKVSKIFKVLIDRKEGNWFVGRTEGDSPDVDNEVLFDANQYFLRQGDFVHAEILSATEYDLIAKPV; from the coding sequence ATGAGAGCAAGATCAGCTAAGAAAAATAAAATCAATATTGTAACATTAGGTTGCAGTAAAAATCTTGTGGACTCTGAAGTCATGCTCAGTCAACTCAAGAACAATAACATGGAAGTAACCCACGAATCACATAAGGATGATGCAAACATTGTTATTATCAATACATGTGGATTTATTGACTTAGCAAAAGACGAATCTGTACAAACCATCCTAAACTATGCTCAGGCGAAATCGCAAGGGAGAATTGAAAAACTATTAGTTACCGGTTGCTTATCAGAAAGATACAAAAGTGATTTAACCAAAGAAATTCCCGAGGTAGATGCATGGTTTGGAACAAGAGAACTGCCCAAGCTACTGCAAACACTTGGCGCAGACTATAAACACGAATTAGTTGGCGAGAGACTCACAACAACACCTTTTCATTATGCTTATCTAAAAATTTCTGAAGGATGTGACAGACCTTGCTCATTTTGTGCTATTCCTCTCATGCGCGGCAAACATGTCTCTAAACCCATTGAGTTCATTGTTCAGGAAGCTGAAAACTTGGTCAAAAATGGGTTGAAGGAGTTGATACTAATTGCCCAAGACTCAACATATTATGGTCTTGATTTATATGGCGAACGTAAACTGGCAGCATTATTGGATGCGCTTGCGCAAGTAAATGGAGTGGAATGGTTGCGCTTACACTATGTTTTCCCCTCTCAATTCCCTATGGATGTTCTTGATGTGATTGCCAAACATGACAACATCTGTAAATATATTGATATCCCTGTGCAGCACATTGCAGATCCGGTGTTAAAAGCTATGCGCAGAGGCATTACCAAACACAGAACCATTGAACTACTGAATTCTATTAGAGAGAAACTACCGGAAGCAGTTATCAGAACTACATTAATTGTAGGACACCCCGGAGAATCTGAGCAAGAATTTGAAGAATTATGTGAATTTATTTCCGAATTTAAATTTGACAGATTAGGAGTTTTTGCCTACTCACACGAAGAAGGCACGCATTCGTTTACACTCGAGGACAATGTTTCTCAAGAAGAAAAAGAAAGAAGGGTTGCAACCATTATGGAAATACAAAGCCGTATTTCCGAAGAAAAAAATCAGCTTAAGGTTAGTAAAATATTTAAAGTTTTAATTGACAGAAAGGAAGGAAACTGGTTTGTTGGAAGAACCGAAGGTGATTCGCCCGATGTGGACAACGAAGTGCTATTTGATGCAAATCAATACTTTCTCAGACAAGGGGATTTTGTTCATGCGGAGATTCTTTCTGCAACAGAGTACGATTTAATTGCTAAACCCGTATAA